One window of Candidatus Methylocalor cossyra genomic DNA carries:
- the glcF gene encoding glycolate oxidase subunit GlcF, protein MLILEGCVQPALAPTINAATARVLDRLGISLMSEPGCCGALSYHLGAHEEGLQFMRRRIDAWWPHLQQGAEAIVVTASGCGALIKEYGTILRHDPAYAAKAERVAALAKDLGEVLVGEDLGQLRPLPARRIAFHSPCSLQHGQKLAGLVEGLLTELGFTLTPVADAHLCCGSAGTYSLLQPELSRRLLAAKLQALEAGEPELIASANIGCLQLLRSAARVPVQHWVELLQP, encoded by the coding sequence ATGCTGATCCTGGAGGGCTGCGTGCAACCGGCCCTGGCCCCGACCATCAACGCGGCGACGGCCAGGGTCCTGGACCGCCTCGGCATCAGCCTGATGTCCGAGCCCGGCTGCTGCGGGGCCCTCAGCTATCATTTGGGCGCCCACGAGGAAGGGTTGCAGTTCATGCGCCGCCGCATTGACGCCTGGTGGCCGCACCTGCAACAGGGCGCGGAGGCCATCGTGGTCACCGCCAGCGGCTGCGGTGCCCTGATCAAAGAGTACGGGACAATCCTGCGCCACGACCCGGCCTACGCGGCCAAGGCGGAGCGGGTCGCGGCCCTCGCCAAGGACCTCGGTGAGGTCCTGGTCGGCGAAGACCTGGGGCAGCTCCGCCCGCTCCCCGCCCGCCGGATCGCCTTCCACTCGCCGTGCAGCCTGCAGCACGGGCAGAAACTCGCCGGCCTGGTGGAAGGCCTCCTGACCGAGCTCGGCTTCACCCTGACTCCAGTGGCCGACGCCCACCTGTGCTGCGGCTCCGCCGGCACCTACTCGCTGCTGCAGCCGGAGCTATCGCGGCGCCTGCTCGCCGCCAAGCTGCAGGCACTTGAGGCCGGTGAGCCGGAGCTGATCGCCAGCGCCAACATCGGCTGCCTGCAGCTGCTGCGGTCCGCCGCCCGGGTGCCGGTCCAGCATTGGGTGGAATTGCTGCAACCCTGA